Part of the Sinomonas atrocyanea genome is shown below.
TCCATCATCGCGATCGGGACGGCGACCACGGCGGGCACCGCGCGGCTGAAGGCCTGGCGGAGCACCGGCGGATCGGCGTTCGCCGAGGTGCCCGTGCCTGCGGCCCCGGAAGGGACAGACCGGACCGTGGGAGGCCTCGTCCGCGTCGGCACGAGGCTCGCCCTATCCGTCACCGACGAACTCGCCGACCGCACGCGGCGCGTCGCGGTCTACGAGAGCAGCGACAGCGGCGCGACCTGGTCCGCCGCGCCCCACGATGCGCTCGAGGGGAACGAACCGATCGCCACGGATCTGGCCTCGGACGGCGAGGATGCCGTCCTGGTCGCCACGGTGGGGACCAGGACGCGGTCGCATGCCGCAGCGCTGCGCCGCGGGGCCGACGGCGCGTGGCGGGCCCTCGGGCTCGACAGCCGCGCGCTCGCGTCCGGCAGCACCACCGTCCTCGACAGCGCACTGTCCGGGGGCCACCTCGTGATCTCTGCCGAGACGGGCCCGGCGGCTGAGCGCAGGGGCGCGGTCGTGGACATCCCGCTGCCGGACCGGCCCTGAGCAGGCACGGCGAAGGCGCGGCCCCAGCGGGAGCCGCGCCTTCGCCGTCGTGCGCGTCGAGCGAGTGCGGGGACTACGCCTCGGCGCCCTTCTTCGGCTCGGGCTTCGCGTCGACCCCGGCCTCCTTGCGCTGCTCCGGGGTGATCGGGGACGGCGCGGCCGTGAGCGGATCGAAGCCGCCGCCCGTCTTCGGGAAGGCGATGACCTCGCGGATGGAGTCGACGCCCGCGAGGAGCGCGACGACCCGGTCCCAGCCGAACGCGATGCCGCCGTGCGGCGGCGCACCGTACTTGAAGCCCTCGAGGAGGAACCCGAACTTCTCCTGGGCCTCCTCGGCCCCGATGCCCATGACCTTGAAGACGCGCTCCTGGATGTCGCGCCGATGGATACGGATCGAGCCGCCGCCGATCTCGTTGCCGTTGCACACGATGTCGTAGGCGTAGGCGAGGGCCTCGCCCGGATCGGTGTCGAAGGTGTCGAGGAACTCGGGCTTGGGCGAGGTGAAGGCGTGGTGTACCGCCGTCCACGCGGAGTAGCCGAGGGCCACGTCGCCCGATGCCTTCGCATCGGCAGACGCCTCGAACAGCGGGGCGTCCACGACCCAGACGAAGGCCCAGTCATCCGGGTCGATGAGGCCCGTGCGGTGGCCGATCTCCACGCGCGCGGCGCCGAGGAGCGCCCGCGAGGGGCCCTGCTCGCCCGCGGCGAAGAAGATGCAGTCCCCGGGGTTCGCCCCGACGGCCGCTGCGAGCCCCTCGCGCTCGGCGTCGGTGAGGTTCTTGGCGACCGGTCCGGCGAGCTCGCCGTCCTCCTTGTACAGGACGTAGGCCAGTCCCTTCGCGCCGCGCTGCTTGGCCCACTCCTGCCAGGCGTCCAGCGTGCGGCGGGGCTGCGAGGCGCCGCCGGGCATGACGACCGCACCGACGTACGGGGCCTTGAAGACGCCGAACGTCGTGTCCTTGAAGTACTCCGTGAGATCGGTCAGCTCGAGCCCGAATCGCAGGTCCGGTTTGTCCGAGCCGTACTTCGCCATGGCCTCCGCGTAGGTCATTCGGCGGATCGGGGTCGGGACCTCGACGTCGATGAGCTTCCAGAGGGCCGCGACGATCCGCTCGCCGAGGGCGATGATGTCGTCCTGCTCGACGAAGCTCGCCTCGATGTCCAGCTGGGTGAACTCGGGCTGCCGGTCCGCGCGGAAGTCCTCGTCGCGGTAGCAGCGGGCGATCTGGAAGTACTTCTCGATCCCGCCGACCTGGAGGAGCTGCTTGAACAGCTGGGGGGACTGCGGGAGGGCGTACCACGAGCCGGGCGCGAGGCGGGCGGGCACGAGGAAGTCACGGGCGCCCTCGGGGGTGGAGCGCGTCAGCGTCGGCGTCTCGACCTCGAGGAAGTCCTCGGCGTGCAGCAGCTCCCGGGCCACCCGGTTGGCCTCGGAGCGCAACCGCATGGCCCGGGCGGGGCCGGGGCGCCGCAGGTCGAGGTAGCGGTGGCGCAGGCGCGCCTCCTCGCCGACCTCGACGTGCTCGTCGACCTGGAAGGGCAGCGGATCGGCCGTGTTGAGGACGATCACCTTCGCGGCCATGACCTCGATCTCGCCCGTGGCGAGGTGCGGGTTCTCGTTGCCGGCCGGCCGGCGCTCCACGGTGCCGACCACCTGGAGGACGAACTCGTTGCGCAGTCCGTGGAAGACCTCTTCCTCGCGGACGACGACCTGGGCGACCCCCGTCGAGTCGCGCAGGTCCACGAAGGCCACCCCGCCGTGGTCTCGGCGGCGGGCCACCCAGCCCGCGAGGGTGACGGTCTGTCCGATGTGCTCGGGACGCAGTGTTCCGAGGCCGTGTGTGCGCAGCACAGCTCTTCTTTCAGTAGGGACGAGTTGGTTCGGATCGAGTTTACCCGCAGGGCCTCAGGCCGACGGCGCCGCGGCGATCTGCGGCACGAGGTCCTCCGCGGGCGGCATCCACGAGTCGGGGTCGGCGGCGACCTGCTCGCCGGAGCGGATGTCCTTGACCTCGTGGGTGCCATCGGCGTGGGTGAACCACACGAAGGGGATGCCCCGGCGGTCCGCGTACTTGATCTGCTTGCCGAACTTCTCCGCCTTGGCGGCGACCTCGACCGCGATCCCCCGGCTGCGCAGCCTGGCGGCGATGCCCTGCGCGGCCGCCCACGCGCCGTCGTCGACGAGCGTCACGAGCACCGCCGTCGGCACCGACCGGCTCGCCGTCGCCAAACCCTGGCTGAGGATCCGGGAGACGAGCCGGGTGACGCCGATCGACAGTCCCACGCCGGGGAACTTCCGCGTACCCTTCGTGGCCAGGGCGTCGTAGCGGCCGCCGGAGCAGATCGAGCCGAGCTGCTCGTGGCCCACGAGCACGGTCTCGTAGACGGTGCCCGTGTAGTAGTCCAGGCCGCGGGCGATGCTCAGGTCGGCGACCACCTTGCCGGGGGCGACGGCCGAGGCCGCCGCGATGACCTCCTCGAGCTCGGCGAGCCCTTCGGCGAGCAGCTCGTCCTCCACCCCGAGGGCGCGCACCTGCTCGACGAAGGACGTGTCCTCGGTGCGGATGGAGGCCAGTTCGAGCGCGGCCTTCGCCTGCTCCGCGGTGGCTCCGAGCTCCTCCTGTAGGAGCTCCGCGACCCGTTCCGGGCCGATCTTCTCGAGCTTGTCGATGCTGCGCAGCACGCCCGCCGTGTCGGTCAGGCCGATGCCGCGGTAGAAGCCCTCGGCCAGCTTGCGGTTGTTGATCCGCAGCCGGAACGGCGGGATCGGGAGCGCGGAGAGCGCCTCCGCGATGACCAGCGCCAGCTCCACGTCGTAGCGGAAGGGGAGATCGCCGTCGCCCACCACGTCGATGTCCGCCTGGGTGAACTCGCGGGCCCGGCCCTCCTGGGGACGCTCGCCGCGCCAGACCTTCTGGATCTGGTACCGGCGGAACGGGAACGCGAGGTAGCCGGCGTTCTCGACGACATAGCGCGCGAAGGGGACGGTGAGGTCGAAGTGGAGGGCCAGCGCATTCGCGTCGTCCCGGCTCGCCGAGTCCTCGTCGTCCTGGAGCCGCGAGAGGCCGTAGACCTCCTTGTCGATCTCGCCCTTGCGCAGGAGCTGGCCGACGGTCTCCACCGCCCGGGTCTCGATCGACGCGAACCCGTGCAGCTCGAAGGTGCGCCGGAGGGTGTCGAGCACGTGGAGCTCCACGAGCCTCTCCTGCGGAAGCCACTCGGGGAATCCGGACAGCGAGGCGGTACGTGCCATGGGTGACAAACTCCTTGTGCGTAGACTGACTGCTGCACAAGTTTATGCGCCTGTTCAGGCACCCTGAGATGAGCGTGCGGATGGAGGACTGCCCGGTGGCCAAGCGGAACGTGCGTGAGGACCGCCGTCGCATCCAGCTCATGGACGCGAAGGCCGAGCTGCGCAGGGGCAAAGAGAGACGGCGCCGTCGCGACAACACGATCGCCGCCACAGCCACCGCGGCCGCGGTCGTCCTCGCGGCCGTGCTGCAGGGAACGGTCTTCGCCTCCAACCCGACCGCGTCGGAGTACGCCGCCGCCCAGGCCGGGCTCGAGGCGCCCACGCCGTCGGCCACGCCGAGCGCCGCCCCGAGCAACGGCCCCCAGATCCCCAAGCCCGCAGCGGCCGCTGGGAAGACGTTCACCGGCAGCCTCGTCCTCAACGGCAAGCCCGTCGGGTTCGAGCTCGACGGCACGAAGGCGCCCCAGGCCGCCGCCGTCTTCTCGTCCCTCGGGCAGGCAGGCACGCTGAACGGCCGGCAGTGCGGCCGGCTCACGACCGGCGCGTCCTTCGCCCTCCTGCAGTGCGGCCAGAAGGCGGACGGGTCCGCCGACCCCTCCTACACCTGGGGGCCGCTGGAGAACACGCCGGCGGACGGCAAGTACCCCGCGGGCACGATCGCGGTCGCGCGGACCGCGGGCAACGCCTACGGGAACGGCCAGGAGTTCTTCATCGTGTACAAGGACACCACCATTCCCTCGGACAGCGCCGGCGGCTACACGGTCGTGGGCCACGTGACCTCAGGCCTCGACGTCGTCCAGGCGATTGCCGCCCAAGGCGTCAAGACCGGCAATGACGGGGCTCCCGTGACGCCAGTCACGATAGACTCGTTCACGGTGAAGTGACGCGGGCTGCCGGTACCCCGGCAGCCCCTCCGAAGGACAAACCACAATCGAAAGAGTTCTAGCGGTGACCGAAAGTCAGAAATCCGACGACACCACGGCCGCAACGGCCGCGTCCGTACCGTCCCCCGCCGCCTTCGCGGCCAAGCTCAAGCCAGCCGCGCCGGTGGCGCCGTCCCCGGCCCCCGCCGTCGTCGCCGCCCCCGTTGCGGCGCCCGTCTCGCTTGCCGAGGCCTCGAAGTGGGGAAGAGTCGAGGGCGATGGGCACGTCTTCCTCACCATCGACGGCGAGGAGCACCCGGTCGGGCAGTACCCGGGGGTCTCCGCCGACGAGGCGCTGGCCTACTTCGCGCGCAAGTTCGAGGACGTCCTCGCCCAGATCGGGCTCCTCGAGCAGCGGGTCGCCTCCCACGCCGCCGTCGCCGACGTCCGCAAGGCCGCCTCCCATCTGCGGGCCCAGCTCGCTGAGCGGGCGATGGTCGGGGACCTCCGCGCGGCCGAGGGCCGCCTCGACGCCCTCGAGCAGTCCCTCGTCCAGGCGGAGGCCGCCGAGAAGGCCCAGCATGAGGCTGCGCGGGCCGAGGAGCTCGCGCGGCGCGAGGCCATCGTCTCCGAGGCCGAGCAGATCAGCGGCCAGGACCCCGAGCGGACCCAGTGGAAGTCGAGCGGGGCCCGGATGAACGAGCTCTTCGAGGAGTGGAAGTCGTCCCAGAAGTCGGGGCTGCGCCTCGGGCGCGCCGCCGAGGACGCCCTGTGGAAGCGCTTCCGCGCCGCCCGGACCCAGTTCGACCGGCACCGCCGCGCGTACTTCTCCCAGCTGGACAGCATCAACGCCCAGGCGAAGACCGTGAAGGAGCGCCTCATCGCCGAGGCCGAGTCGCTCCAGACCTCCACGGACTGGGGCTGGGCCGCCGGTGAGTACCGCCGCCTCATGGATGAATGGAAGGCCGCTCCGCGCGCCAGCCGCAAGGAGGACGACGCCCTCTGGGTCCGCTTCCGGGCCGCGCAGAACGTGTTCTTCGAGGCACGCCAGGCCGCCAACGACGCGGTGGACCGGGAGTACTCGTCGAACCTGAAGGCCAAGGAGGCCCTCCTCGCCGAGGCCCAGCAGATCCTGCCGGTGCAGGACCTGAACGCGGCCAAGAAGGCGCTCCAGTCCATCCGGGAGCGGTGGGAGGAGGCGGGCCGCGTCCCGCGTGCCGACATGGGGCGCATGGAGTCGGGACTCCGCCGCATCGAGGACGCGGTCGCGCAGGCCGAGCACGAGAACTGGCGCCGCACGGATCCGGAGACGAAGGCCCGTACCGACTCGGCCCTGAGCCAGCTTGAGGCCTCGATCACGAGCCTCGAGGAGGAGCTCGCCGCGGCCCAGTCGAAGGGTGACGCCCGGGCGACCGCCAAGGCCCAGGAGGCCCTGGATGCGCGGCGCCTGTGGCTCTCGACGCTGCAGAAGTCGGCGGACGAGCTCGGCTGATCCGGCTCCGCCCATCCTCCTGAGGGCCCGGCACAGCCATCGTGCGGTGCCGGGCCCTCAGTGCGTCCGCTCCGCGGGGCGTTGTCCACAGGCATCGGCCCGGGCGCGCGCACAGCCCGCAGGCCGGGGCATGATGACCGTATGCCAGATTCCCTCTTCCCCCGCGGCGCGGGCCTCGGCGGGCCGCCCGTGCTCACGGCCGGGTGCCCGTTCAGCGCCGTCGAACTGCAGGCGATGGAGTCCGACGGGGTGGTCCGGCGGATTCTCGCCCAGGTGTATGTGCCCGCGGCGGCGCGTGCCACGGCCCAGCTGAGGGCGCGGGCGCTGGCGCAGACGCTCACTCCGCGGGTGCGCGAGCGGACCGTGGCGGGGCGGATGACCGCAGCCTGGGTCCTGGGCTGCGCGCCGGCGCCGGAGCGGCCGGTCATGCTCGTCGAGAGCACCCGGCGGCTCGCGCGGCTCGGCACCGGAGACAGGCTTCTGGTCCACGAGGTGCGCTTCGGGGACCTCGACGTCGTCGACATCGCGGGACTGAGGGTCACGAGCGGCCTCCGCACGGCGATCGACCTCGCGCTCCACTCCGAGGAGCGCACGGCGCTGCCCGTGCTGCGGCGACTGCTGGACCATCCCGGCCTGGGACTCACACCGGCCCTCGTGTCCGCGGGCCTCGAGGCGATGCCCAGGCAGCCCCACAAGGAGAGGGCGCGACGCGTGCTCGGCTGCCTCGGCTCTCCTGAGGGCGCCACACCGGAGGGCCGCCCGGCGGGCGGACCGCTCGAGCGGGGGCCTTCCTGCTAGGTGCGGCGCCGGTTGCCGGTGGTGCGGTAGACGTCGAACACGCCGTCGATGCGGCGCACCGCACCCAGCACATGGCTGAGGTACTTGGGGTCCCCCATCTCGAACGCGAAGCGAGAGACGGCCAGCCGGTCGGTGGACGTGTGCACGTGCGCGGAGAGGATGTTCACGTGGTTCTCGGAGAGCACGCGGGTCACGTCGGAGAGCAGGCTCTTGCGGTCGAGCGCCTCCACCTGGATCTCGACGAGGAACACGCTGGACTGGGTGGGCGCCCATTCGACGTCGACCATGCGGTCCGGCTCGGCACGGAGCGTGGCGATGTTCGTACAGTCCGTCCGGTGCACCGAGACCCCGGAGCCGCGCGTCACGAAGCCGATGATGGGATCCGGCGGCACGGGCGTGCAGCAGCGGGCCAGCTTGACCCACACGTCGCCGACGCCCTTCACGATCACGCCGGAGTTCGAGTACTTGGGCGGGGTGCTGCCCTTGGTGGGCGCGATCGTCTCGGCGATGTCCTCGGCCGCCCCGGCCGCCCCGCCGAGGCTGTCGACCAGCTTCTCGACCACCGACTGGGCCGACGCGTGGCCGTCGCCGATGCCGGCGTAGAGCCCCGCGATGTCCTGGTAGCGGAACTCCTGGGCCACGGCGAGCAGCGCGTCGTGGCTGAGCAGGCGCTGCAGCGGGAGGTTCTGCTTGCGCATCGCCCGGGTGAGCAGCTCCTTG
Proteins encoded:
- the aspS gene encoding aspartate--tRNA ligase, which encodes MLRTHGLGTLRPEHIGQTVTLAGWVARRRDHGGVAFVDLRDSTGVAQVVVREEEVFHGLRNEFVLQVVGTVERRPAGNENPHLATGEIEVMAAKVIVLNTADPLPFQVDEHVEVGEEARLRHRYLDLRRPGPARAMRLRSEANRVARELLHAEDFLEVETPTLTRSTPEGARDFLVPARLAPGSWYALPQSPQLFKQLLQVGGIEKYFQIARCYRDEDFRADRQPEFTQLDIEASFVEQDDIIALGERIVAALWKLIDVEVPTPIRRMTYAEAMAKYGSDKPDLRFGLELTDLTEYFKDTTFGVFKAPYVGAVVMPGGASQPRRTLDAWQEWAKQRGAKGLAYVLYKEDGELAGPVAKNLTDAEREGLAAAVGANPGDCIFFAAGEQGPSRALLGAARVEIGHRTGLIDPDDWAFVWVVDAPLFEASADAKASGDVALGYSAWTAVHHAFTSPKPEFLDTFDTDPGEALAYAYDIVCNGNEIGGGSIRIHRRDIQERVFKVMGIGAEEAQEKFGFLLEGFKYGAPPHGGIAFGWDRVVALLAGVDSIREVIAFPKTGGGFDPLTAAPSPITPEQRKEAGVDAKPEPKKGAEA
- the hisS gene encoding histidine--tRNA ligase gives rise to the protein MARTASLSGFPEWLPQERLVELHVLDTLRRTFELHGFASIETRAVETVGQLLRKGEIDKEVYGLSRLQDDEDSASRDDANALALHFDLTVPFARYVVENAGYLAFPFRRYQIQKVWRGERPQEGRAREFTQADIDVVGDGDLPFRYDVELALVIAEALSALPIPPFRLRINNRKLAEGFYRGIGLTDTAGVLRSIDKLEKIGPERVAELLQEELGATAEQAKAALELASIRTEDTSFVEQVRALGVEDELLAEGLAELEEVIAAASAVAPGKVVADLSIARGLDYYTGTVYETVLVGHEQLGSICSGGRYDALATKGTRKFPGVGLSIGVTRLVSRILSQGLATASRSVPTAVLVTLVDDGAWAAAQGIAARLRSRGIAVEVAAKAEKFGKQIKYADRRGIPFVWFTHADGTHEVKDIRSGEQVAADPDSWMPPAEDLVPQIAAAPSA
- a CDS encoding DUF349 domain-containing protein — translated: MTESQKSDDTTAATAASVPSPAAFAAKLKPAAPVAPSPAPAVVAAPVAAPVSLAEASKWGRVEGDGHVFLTIDGEEHPVGQYPGVSADEALAYFARKFEDVLAQIGLLEQRVASHAAVADVRKAASHLRAQLAERAMVGDLRAAEGRLDALEQSLVQAEAAEKAQHEAARAEELARREAIVSEAEQISGQDPERTQWKSSGARMNELFEEWKSSQKSGLRLGRAAEDALWKRFRAARTQFDRHRRAYFSQLDSINAQAKTVKERLIAEAESLQTSTDWGWAAGEYRRLMDEWKAAPRASRKEDDALWVRFRAAQNVFFEARQAANDAVDREYSSNLKAKEALLAEAQQILPVQDLNAAKKALQSIRERWEEAGRVPRADMGRMESGLRRIEDAVAQAEHENWRRTDPETKARTDSALSQLEASITSLEEELAAAQSKGDARATAKAQEALDARRLWLSTLQKSADELG
- a CDS encoding peptidylprolyl isomerase, whose translation is MSVRMEDCPVAKRNVREDRRRIQLMDAKAELRRGKERRRRRDNTIAATATAAAVVLAAVLQGTVFASNPTASEYAAAQAGLEAPTPSATPSAAPSNGPQIPKPAAAAGKTFTGSLVLNGKPVGFELDGTKAPQAAAVFSSLGQAGTLNGRQCGRLTTGASFALLQCGQKADGSADPSYTWGPLENTPADGKYPAGTIAVARTAGNAYGNGQEFFIVYKDTTIPSDSAGGYTVVGHVTSGLDVVQAIAAQGVKTGNDGAPVTPVTIDSFTVK